One Micromonospora craniellae genomic region harbors:
- a CDS encoding helix-turn-helix transcriptional regulator — MRTVLVCVRTPLAAQHLTSAAARLGLSGAVRTAVSDPEVMLRLAERPADVVLADTAITRPDSAGFVRRVLARAPQASVLLLGAEESEAAAATISAGARGLIQGVDHDLTSAVAKALLLLAASGRANRPRIADPARDTAAVGGPGRPAPGTRPTTGEAASAWPGGDAAGGPAMVPVQRGDDPAEPDAAPETGKAAPARADRPTVGLTERELQVLLGMAEGKSNAEIGRELFVSEDTVKTHARRLFRKLGARDRAHAVAAGFRAGLVA; from the coding sequence GTGCGTACGGTTCTCGTGTGCGTTCGGACGCCGCTCGCGGCGCAGCACCTGACCTCCGCGGCAGCGCGGTTGGGACTGTCGGGTGCGGTCCGGACGGCGGTCTCCGATCCGGAGGTGATGCTGCGGCTCGCCGAGCGCCCCGCCGACGTGGTGCTCGCCGACACCGCCATCACCCGGCCCGACAGCGCCGGCTTCGTCCGCCGGGTCCTGGCCCGCGCGCCGCAGGCCAGCGTGCTGCTGCTCGGCGCGGAGGAGTCCGAGGCGGCGGCGGCGACCATCAGCGCCGGTGCACGCGGACTGATCCAGGGCGTGGACCACGATCTCACCAGCGCGGTCGCCAAGGCGCTGCTGCTGCTGGCCGCCTCCGGTCGGGCCAACCGGCCCCGGATCGCCGACCCGGCACGGGACACCGCCGCCGTCGGCGGCCCCGGCCGCCCGGCCCCCGGCACCCGGCCCACCACCGGCGAGGCCGCGTCGGCCTGGCCGGGCGGGGACGCCGCCGGTGGCCCGGCGATGGTGCCGGTGCAGCGGGGCGACGACCCGGCCGAGCCGGACGCCGCCCCCGAGACCGGCAAGGCCGCCCCGGCACGGGCCGACCGGCCCACCGTCGGCCTCACCGAACGGGAACTTCAGGTGCTGCTCGGCATGGCCGAGGGCAAGAGCAACGCCGAGATCGGCCGCGAGCTGTTCGTCTCCGAGGACACCGTGAAGACCCACGCTCGGAGGCTGTTCCGCAAGCTGGGCGCCCGGGACCGGGCGCACGCGGTGGCTGCCGGCTTCCGGGCCGGCCTGGTCGCCTGA
- a CDS encoding DUF5319 domain-containing protein has protein sequence MHDEPIDPFTGDPTDPSADLDGPGRDAPLDPLTDVERQDVLEDLADLEIYQALLAPIGVRGLVIECEDCREPHYFDWDLLRGNLRHLLSSGRPRVHEPAYDPDPDHYVTWDYARGYADGVHDTLSEGTEDESAGRD, from the coding sequence GCGATCCGACCGACCCGTCGGCCGATCTGGACGGCCCCGGTCGCGACGCCCCGCTCGACCCGCTGACCGATGTCGAACGCCAGGACGTGCTGGAAGACCTCGCCGATCTGGAGATCTACCAGGCGCTGCTGGCGCCGATCGGCGTACGCGGGCTCGTCATCGAGTGTGAGGACTGCCGGGAACCGCACTACTTCGACTGGGACCTGCTCCGGGGCAACCTGCGCCACCTGCTCAGCTCGGGCCGCCCCCGGGTGCACGAGCCGGCCTACGACCCCGACCCGGACCACTACGTCACCTGGGACTACGCCCGGGGTTACGCCGACGGGGTGCACGACACGCTCAGCGAGGGCACCGAGGACGAGTCCGCCGGCCGGGACTGA